The following coding sequences lie in one Haematobia irritans isolate KBUSLIRL chromosome 3, ASM5000362v1, whole genome shotgun sequence genomic window:
- the LOC142229548 gene encoding uncharacterized protein LOC142229548, protein MAEFNIFQDSIMEAQRRLKEKLELWKNKNPVNLEASAASNRELRNYQNVPEIVNLETAKENEDPTLMENRQKCQEARDAQGITPNSNTSKNRNEDCRVIDFIHISDSDTDQSCSSPIPTKELQGNAVNFQASNTHQSQISNLRRSRKNQGYGLNLRSNSENSAGSSTYIPARDTEVARNPFNSESFNIYHSPRSHATISRKVQDSGFNLRSNSITFKSSSTYVQTRETEVTVHLETFSNDPGSGFNLRGNPGNSERSSTCVRTRDTEVTTNPGNLEGFIIEDQSPTLNAIPSRRDQQSRLNLRGNSGNSESSSTYVSIRNTEIIGNPSEMLPLNINQYQTSINDQESGFNLQSNSGNSERFSTYLQARDTEVNPGNLEGFNIDRSPTSNVIPSRGDQQSGLNLRGNPDNSESSSSYVSIRSTEFIGNPSATQAPNIYQSQASRDQEPGFNLRSNPGNSERSSTYVSARNAEVIGNPAEILAPNINQSQAFGKDQGSGFNLRSNPGNSERSSTYVSARNAEVIGNPTEMLATNINQSQAFGKDQESGFNLRINSGNSERSSTYIPPRDAEITENPGNLEGFNIDRSNVIPSRGDQQSNFILRENPANSASSSLYVSARNKEIIGNPSATQAPNIYQSQASRDQEPGFNLRSNSSNSERSSTYIPARDAEITENPGNLEGFNIDRSNVIPPRRNQQSNFILRDNPGNSASSSVYVSARNKEIIGNPSAAQAPNIYQSQASRDQEPGFNLRSNSSNSERSSTFIPARDTEITEQSQISKATTSRRDQQSRFNCENFSTYVPGRNTENPVNIQAHNQSQASNKDQENRCIPRTYYDSSERTYVDDQSQESSNPQEYSFSPQNNSMNSNRSATYISSGSSDSHSDTEYEDFDEPVGLFAGGEFEGDTNSIELERDEEQEATVPSSSLQANMQQKNLNSTIPDSNLETPNELPSHNGQVATGQKKEFFRRLLKRLNTTEEYDDYIASWRPNLECLVCHATQSTFSLLQQHFQQQHPSEKCHIQCCQLNLYTRHEIEKHIHYHKEPFKYKCEICFKCYTSKPCLQMHLLTHTRKAEKPVKCPRCQREFGKQSSLEKHMEKTCKLTNTSLSCEYCGCRFKNKLSLRAHKCYRHNKKQFVCKTCDKVFTTPHSFRDHMNTHTGNFSYDCHFCSRKFQVKRALYAHLTKLHPEEWDREKKEQATQRHLKKVYKCSNCENVYQTIFAWQEHQAVHEGKLKYSCNLCSKVYKYSSNLAAHRKRVHPEEHKKNVERMQGRTSK, encoded by the exons ATGGccgaatttaatatttttcaagatTCCATCATGGAAGCTCAGAGGAGACTTAAGGAAAAACTTGaattatggaaaaataaaaatccagTAAATTTGGAAGCCTCAGCAGCTTCAAACAGGGAGCTAAGAAATTACCAAAATGTTCCAGAGATTGTAAATTTGGAGACAGCTAAAGAAAATGAAGACCCTACTCTGATGGAAAATCGACAAAAATGTCAAGAAGCACGGGATGCTCAAGGAATAACACCAAATTCTAATacatcaaaaaatcgaaatgaaGATTGTAGAGTAATTGATTTTATTCACATATCGGATTCAGATACGGATCAGTCCTGTTCCAGTCCCATTCCTACAAAGGAACTACAag GGAACGCCGTTAACTTTCAAGCATCCAATACACATCAATCTCAGATATCAAATTTAAGACGATCTCGAAAGAACCAAGGTTATGGACTTAACCTACGAAGTAATTCTGAAAACTCTGCAGGTTCTTCAACTTATATCCCAGCCAGAGATACAGAAGTAGCAAGAAATCCATTTAATTCAGAATCATTTAATATATATCATTCTCCAAGATCCCATGCCACTATATCTAGAAAAGTCCAAGATTCGGGATTTAACCTACGAAGCAATTCGATTACATTCAAAAGTTCTTCAACTTATGTTCAAACCAGAGAAACCGAAGTTACTGTTCATTTAGAAACATTCAGTAATGATCCAGGGTCTGGATTCAACCTACGAGGTAATCCTGGTAACTCCGAAAGATCTTCTACTTGTGTTCGAACAAGAGATACAGAAGTTACAACAAATCCTGGTAATTTGGAAGGATTTATTATTGAAGATCAATCTCCAACATTAAATGCAATTCCATCCAGAAGAGATCAACAGTCGAGGTTAAACCTACGGGGAAATTCTGGTAACTCCGAAAGTTCTTCAACTTATGTTTCAATAAGAAACACAGAAATTATAGGAAATCCATCCGAGATGCTACCACTTAATATAAATCAATATCAAACATCTATCAACGATCAAGAGTCTGGCTTTAATCTACAAAGCAATTCTGGTAATTCCGAAAGATTTTCAACTTATCTTCAAGCCAGAGATACAGAAGTAAATCCTGGTAATTTGGAAGGATTTAATATAGATCGGTCCCCAACATCAAATGTGATTCCATCCAGAGGAGATCAACAGTCTGGGTTGAACCTACGAGGCAATCCTGATAACTCCGAAAGCTCTTCAAGTTATGTTTCAATAAGAAGTACAGAATTTATAGGAAATCCATCCGCCACACAAGCTCCTAATATATATCAATCTCAAGCATCCAGAGATCAAGAGCCTGGCTTCAACTTACGAAGCAATCCTGGTAACTCCGAAAGATCTTCAACTTATGTTTCAGCAAGAAATGCAGAAGTTATAGGAAATCCAGCCGAGATATTAGCACCTAATATAAATCAATCTCAAGCATTTGGCAAAGATCAAGGGTCTGGCTTCAACTTGCGAAGCAATCCTGGTAACTCCGAAAGATCTTCAACGTATGTTTCAGCAAGAAATGCAGAAGTTATAGGAAATCCAACCGAGATGTTAGCAACTAACATAAATCAATCTCAAGCATTTGGCAAAGATCAAGAGTCTGGCTTCAACTTACGTATCAATTCTGGTAACTCCGAAAGATCTTCAACTTATATTCCACCCAGGGATGCAGAAATTACCGAAAACCCCGGTAATTTGGAAGGATTTAATATAGATCGGTCAAATGTGATTCCATCCAGAGGAGATCAACAGTCTAATTTTATCCTACGAGAAAATCCTGCTAACTCCGCAAGCTCTTCACTGTATGTTTCAGcaagaaataaagaaattatagGAAATCCATCCGCCACACAAGCTCCTAATATATATCAATCTCAAGCATCCAGAGATCAAGAGCCTGGCTTCAACCTACGAAGCAATTCTAGTAACTCCGAAAGATCTTCAACTTATATTCCAGCCAGGGATGCAGAAATTACCGAAAACCCTGGTAATTTGGAAGGATTTAATATAGATCGGTCAAATGTGATTCCACCCAGAAGAAATCAACAGTCTAATTTTATCCTACGAGACAATCCTGGTAACTCCGCAAGCTCTTCAGTGTATGTTTCAGcaagaaataaagaaattatagGAAATCCATCCGCCGCACAAGCTCCTAATATATATCAATCTCAAGCATCCAGAGATCAAGAGCCTGGCTTCAACCTACGAAGCAATTCTAGTAACTCCGAAAGATCTTCAACTTTTATTCCAGCCAGAGATACAGAAATTACAGAACAATCTCAAATATCAAAAGCGACTACATCCAGAAGAGATCAGCAGTCTCGTTTTAACTGCGAAAACTTTTCGACTTATGTTCCCGGAAGAAATACAGAAAATCCAGTCAACATACAAGCACATAATCAATCCCAAGCATCTAACAAAGATCAAGAAAATCGATGTATCCCAAGAACCTATTACGATAGCTCTGAACGAACTTACGTTGATGATCAATCTCAAGAATCCAGCAACCCCCAAGAGTATAGCTTTAGCCCACAAAACAATTCCATGAACTCCAATAGATCTGCAACTTATATTTCATCCGGATCCTCAGATTCCCATTCAGATACGGAATATGAAGATTTTGATGAACCTGTGGGCCTCTTTGCTGGTGGAGAATTTGAAGGTGATACAAACTCCATAGAATTAGAAAGAGATGAAGAGCAAGAAGCCACAGTTCCATCTTCATCCCTTCAAGCAAATATGCAACAAAAAAATCTCAATTCCACGATTCCAGACAGTAATCTAGAAACTCCGAATGAATTGCCTTCACACAATGGCCAAGTGGCAACCGGtcagaaaaaagaatttttccgTAGACTTTTAAAACGTCTCAACACTACCGAAGAATATGATGATTATATAGCTTCATGGAGACCTAATCTCGAATGCTTGGTATGCCATGCCACCCAATCAACTTTTTCACTATTACAGCAACACTTCCAACAGCAACATCCCAGTGAAAAATGTCACATTCAATGTTGCCAACTTAATTTATATACACGCCATGAAATCGAAAAGCATATTCATTATCACAAGGAACCATTCAAATACAAAtgtgaaatttgttttaaatgttaTACGTCCAAGCCTTGCTTGCAAATGCATCTCTTGACTCATACACGAAAAGCTGAGAAGCCAGTCAAATGTCCCAGATGTCAAAGagaatttggaaaacaaagcTCTTTAGAAAAGCATATGGAAAAAACTTGCAAATTAACGAATACATCCCTTTCCTGTGAATACTGTGGATGccgttttaaaaataaactttcgtTGAGAGCACACAAGTGTTATAGACATAATAAGAAACAATTTGTCTGTAAGACTTGTGATAAAGTCTTTACAACTCCTCATAGTTTCAGAGATCACATGAATACCCATACGGGAAATTTCTCATACGATTGTCACTTTTGTTcgagaaaatttcaagtaaagagGGCCTTGTATGCCCATTTGACCAAATTGCATCCTGAAGAGTGGGATCGTGAGAAGAAGGAGCAGGCCACACAACGCCATTTGAAAAAGGTGTACAAATGCAGCAATTGTGAAAATGTTTACcagaccatatttgcttggcaAGAACATCAAGCCGTCCATG
- the LOC142230434 gene encoding uncharacterized protein LOC142230434 has protein sequence MLQSNESKCRLCLNQCPYPQNLYDATGQANEVYVLARKYFSTKLLNSVWGKHLKNICMDCWSRMYEFHAYQQSVLVAQWKLSEAYQSSIPPLYKSKANGSETIDLTEESPKKNSVNIPRNSRIEAQLPNNIDQRNINSMQISSISNTNERRSNQHNHQSEVSQTVPNSTTTQTCAGKLTPSSQTLHTVAATSQTCAGKLTPSSQTLNTVAAINIDTSPSSQDQSSNTPNKRARLMELSNEQDSLNTNISQDQTSTPSAKRPKLNESCIEQDIIGKNKDISVNLQTSSSSSNTPFPNKIFEPQQQQKESNLSKDSTLQISNIKSISASQVVKKEEDNSCDEMDEFDEPVGIFNGGDF, from the exons atgttacaATCGAACGAATCGAAATGCCGCCTATGTTTAAATCAATGTCCATATCCTCAAAATCTCTATGATGCAACTGGACAGGCGAATGAAGTTTATGTATTggccagaaaatatttttcaacaaag ttattaAATTCCGTATGGGGTAaacatttaaagaatatttgcatGGATTGTTGGAGTCGAATGTATGAATTTCATGCATATCAACAATCTGTACTAGTTGCCCAATGGAAACTCTCAGAGGCATATCAGTCATCAATACCTCCATTGTATAAAAGTAAGGCAAATGGGAGCGAAACCATAGATTTAACAGAAGAATCACCAAAGAAGAATTCAGTAAATATTCCAAGAAATTCAAGAATTGAAGCTCAATTACCAAATAATATTGATCAAAGGAATATAAACTCTATGCAAATATCGTCTATATCAAATACCAATGAAAGGAGGTCTAATCAACATAACCATCAAAGTGAAGTCTCCCAAACTGTCCCTAATTCAACTACGACTCAAACATGTGCTGGAAAACTCACCCCATCATCACAAACCCTGCATACCGTAGCTGCTACGAGTCAAACATGTGCTGGAAAACTCACCCCATCATCACAAACCCTGAATACCGTAGCTGCTATAAATATCGACACCTCTCCCAGCTCTCAAGATCAAAGTTCTAATACACCAAACAAACGAGCCCGATTAATGGAACTTTCAAACGAACAAGATTCcttaaataccaacatttctcaAGATCAAACCTCCACTCCATCAGCTAAAAGGCCAAAATTAAATGAATCCTGCATAGAACAAGACATCATTGGtaaaaataaggacatttcAGTAAACCTTCAAACTTCTAGCTCCTCATCTAATACTCCatttccgaataaaatatttgaaccacaacagcaacaaaaagAATCGAATCTCTCTAAAGATTCAACATTGCAGATTTCCAATATTAAGTCAATCTCTGCTAGTCAGGTTGTGAAAAAGGAAGAAGATAATTCATGTGACGAAATGGATGAATTCGATGAACCTGTTGGAATTTTTAATGGAGGagatttttaa